In Gymnogyps californianus isolate 813 chromosome 1, ASM1813914v2, whole genome shotgun sequence, the following are encoded in one genomic region:
- the NAA16 gene encoding N-alpha-acetyltransferase 16, NatA auxiliary subunit isoform X4, which produces MPSVLLPPKESNLFKRILKCYEQKQYKNGLKFCKMILSNPKFAEHGETLAMKGLTLNCLGKKEEAYEFVRKGLRNDVKSHVCWHVYGLLQRSDKKYDEAIKCYRNALKLDKDNLQILRDLSLLQIQMRDLEGYRETRYQLLQLRPTQRASWIGYAIAYHLLKDYDMALKLLEEFRKTQQIPPNKIDYEYSELILYQNQVMREADLFQESLEHIETYEKQICDKLIVEEIKGEMLLKLGRLEEAGEVYKELIERNAENWCYYEGLEKALQPSTLEERLQIYEEVSKRHPRAVSPRRLPLNFVSGEKFRELMDKFLRVNFSKGCPPLFTTLKSLYYNPEKVCQESLNLWFMMSPEVTILKYHTDDYCSTYTSELHEYVSIYHKGLFPISVFS; this is translated from the exons aaatgttacgaacaaaaacagtacaaaaatgGACTCAAGTTCTGCAAGATGATCCTCTCTAACCCAAAATTCGCTGAACATGGAG AGACGCTTGCGATGAAAGGACTGACCTTGAACTGCttagggaagaaggaagaagcataTGAATTTGTTCGTAAAGGACTTCGTAATGATGTAAAGAGTCATGTCT GTTGGCACGTCTATGGTCTTTTGCAACGTTCTGATAAGAAATACGATGAAGCCATCAAGTGTTACCGGAATGCACTCAAGTTAGATAAAGATAATCTGCAGATCTTGAGAGATCTCTCTTTGTTGCAGATTCAGATGAGGGATTTAGAAGGATATAGA gAGACAAGATACCAGCTACTTCAGCTGCGCCCCACACAACGGGCTTCCTGGATTGGATATGCCATTGCATACCACTTACTAAAAGATTATGATATGGCCTTAAAACTACTTGAAGAGTTTAGGAAAACCCAACAG attCCTCCTAATAAAATAGATTATGAATATAGTGAACTGATTTTATATCAGAATCAAGTGATGAGAGAGGCAGATCTATTTCAGGAGTCTTTAGAACATATAGAGacatatgaaaagcaaatatgtgATAAATTAATAGTAGAAGAAATCAAAG GAGAGATGTTACTGAAGTTGGGAAGACTGGAAGAAGCTGGTGAAGTATACAAAGAGTTAATTGAGCGCAATGCAGAAAACTGGTGTTATTATGAAGGCTTGGAAAAGGCTCTACAACCTA GCACTTTAGAAGAGAGGCTTCAGATTTATGAAGAAGTTAGTAAAAGACATCCCAGAGCAGTTTCACCTAGAAGATTACCTTTAAACTTTGTTTCAG GTGAAAAATTTAGAGAACTAATGGATAAGTTCCTGAGGGTTAACTTCAGTAAAGGCTGCCCACCCTTGTTTACCACTTTGAAATCTTTATATTACAATccagaaaag GTGTGTCAGGAGTCTTTAAACTTATGGTTTATGATGTCACCAGAAgtcacaattttaaaatatcacacaGATGACTATTGTTCTACGTACACTTCTGAATTGCATGAATATGTTAGTATCTACCACAAAGGCTTGTTTCccatttcagtcttcagctaA